The genomic segment TTCGACGCTGGTCGATCCTTTATGTGGAGTAGCGCCCAAGATCGGCTACCGGGGTGGGACGCCAACCGGGCTGTCGGCTCCGTGCGCATCGCGCCCAGAGGAAGGCAGTTTCTCGACGGTCTTGTCTTCTAAATGGCTCTATATAAGATATTTACACGCACAAGGATGTAGGGACAAACCGAAGACTTCAGCGAGGCGCCGAAGCCGTGATCTTGACCCCCATCCCATTCAGCTTCGTCCGCGCCTGTGCCGCTTCCGGCGTTTGCGGATGCTTCCGGATCAGCGCCCGCAGCTCCTCAATCCCCGGATTCCGCTTGTTCTGAGCCAGCAGCGAGAGTCCCTTGTGCAACTGCGCCGCGGGAGCCTTGTTGCTGGTCGGAAATCCCTCTAGAACCGAGTTGTACGACTTGATGGCATTGCCGTAATCCTGCTGCCGGTACGCAATCTCGCCTAGGTAGAACTGTGCCTGCCCCGCCAGGTCATCGTTTGGGTAGTACTGAATGATGTCCTGGAACTCGCCCTGCGCCACGTTGTACTTTGCGCTGTTGAAGTCGCGCACCCCGGCCTGAAACGTGTCCTCTAGTGGAGGCGCTGCGTTTGCCGCCGGACCGGCCTGCGCTCCCGGACCCGGCTGTCCGGCTCCCCCCTGCGGAGCCCCCTGACCACCCGGCGCCGGCTGCGCGTTCTGCAACTGCGTCTGGATCTGGTTCAGCGCGTCCTGCAGCTTGCCCACACGCGACTTCAGCTCATCCACCGAGTCGTTCAGCGACTGCACTGAAGCCGCGCTCGAGTCGATCTTGCCGCTCATCGCCTCGTTCTGCGACGCCAGCTTCTGTTGCAAGTCAGTCACCGCAGCCGACATGCGATTGGCGCTGTCGGTGCTCTGCTCCACCAGGTGCTGAATCACCCCAAAGCGCGAATCCATCGTCGATTGCAGACGCTGCACCATGTCCAGCAACTGCTGCACCTGGGTCTGCAGTTCCACAATCTCTTTCGAGACCGCGTGAGCGCGAACCGGAGCGAAATTCACCGTGGCGGCAAGAACAGCGATGGCCAGAAGACGGGTAGAGAACTTGCGAATCGAATGCATGCATTCACCTGCTTGGTGCCTGAAAGTTGTGGCAGCGGAACGTGACGCGCAGATTGCCAGGTATCAGTATAAAAGCCGCGGTCCACGCGCTCGCTAAAGAGGCGTGGACCGCTCCCCCATGGACCGTCGCGAAGCCGATGCTCCGCTCACATCGATAGACGGGGCAGCAGCGAACCGCCGCCCTATCCCGCCGGTCTACTTATCCAGCGCGAAGCCGGCGCGGCGATTCTGCTGCCAGCACTCTTCGGTGGACTCGCTGCAGAACGGCTTCTCCTTGCCGTAGCTGATCACGCGCAGCCGGGTTGCCGCCACGCCGGCATTCACCAGCGCGTTGCGCGCAGCCTCGGCGCGGTTCTGGCCCAGCGCAAGGTTGTACTCGTTCGATCCCCGCTCGTCGCAATAGCCGCCGATTACCACCTTCACATTCGGGTGGCTGTTCAGATAAGCCGCATCCTGCGACAAAGTGCTCTGCCCGTCGGCGCGGATGTCCGCCGTGTCGTAGTCGAAGAAGATGTCGTGCACACTGGCGCGGAACTCTTCTTCCTCGCTCATCGTGTTGCTCGGCACCGCCACAGCGGGCTTCTGCTCCACAGTCACGCGGGCGGTGGCATCAGCCGTGCCGCCTTCACCGCGAGCCACCAGGTGGTAGCTGGTCGATGCGGTGGGCGAAACCGACTTCACGCCCGACGTCGGCACATCGCCGAGGCCGTCGATCGAAACGCTGGTAGCGTCCGTCGTCTTCCATGTCAGCTGAACCTGGTCGCCTGCCGAAATGCTCGAAGGCGTAGCCGTGAGCTGAGCAGTTGGAGCAGGTGCGGCCGGCGGAGCCTCTGCTGCTGGCGGCACGGGCTTTTCCTTCTTCTTGCAACCAGCAATGGCAACCAGGGCGACAAGCAGAAAAAGCGGAACGACAAGACGAAATGTTTTTTTCAATTTGCACTCTCCTTCGGCGGATGTTAAGGGAGCAACTGTTTCAGAACCGACCATGTACAAACCTGTTATGGGCGATGAGAGACCAACTGCCTCAGCGAACAGGGGAGCGGCCCGCGCCTGGACGGATTCAGGAGCTGCATGATTTAGAGCTTGCGCCCGGCCCATGGAACTAATCAGAACGACACACCCATCATAGCGCTGGCAACTGTATGTTGTTGCAGTAAACGGTGCGGAGCTGCCCGCGGATGAACCTTTTCGCACAGGGTATCAATCGAAGGTTCCTGCAGGTCCAGAATGTGACACGCGGAACAAGTTTAGCCAAGGCAGGGCACGTCCCTGCCTCAGCGCGAAGCCTCTACTTCCAACTCCAGTTAGGCATGAAGTTCTCGCCGCCGTGCGTCAGCTGCTGCTGCTGCGTGCCATCGGCCAGCATCGACCAGATCTGCGCCTTGTGACCCACCGTGCGCTCAAACACAATATGCCGCCCGTCGGGCGACCACGACGGAAAATCATTAGACCCCGAATCATGCGTGAGCTGCATCCAGCGCTTCGAGGCAATGTCCATCACGTAGATGTCCTGCCCGCCCGGCGCGCCCGGCCCGTACTTGCGATTCCAGCTGAACGTCAGCATCGCGCCATTCGGATGCCAGCTAGGCGAGATCGCGTACCCGCCGTCCGTCATGCGCTGAATGTTAGAGCCGTCCTGATCCATGATGTAGATCTGCGGCAGCCCGGTCCGCCCGCTCACCCATGCGATTTGCGCGTTGGTGCGGGGGTTCCAGGTGGGAGAGACGTCGGGTTCGCGGAACGACGTGAGCTTACGCAGATTTCCACCGCTCGCGTCGGCAACCCATATCTCCGGGTTCCCGGTTCGTCCGGACGAAAAGGCGACCTTCGATCCATCGGCTGCCCATGCTGGCGAGAAGTTGTTGCCACCTGCGGACCCTCCCGGGAAACTCACAATCCGCCCAAGCTCGAGCGAATACATCCGAATCGCCCACCCGTCCTTGCCCAGGGAACAAAACGCAATTCGGTTGTTGTCCGGTGAGATGCGGGGAGATATCGAAGTGCTGCCCAGATGTGTAACTTGGTGCTGATTCTGCCCGTCGTAGTCCATCGCCCAGATCTCCTTCGTCCCTGTCCTGTTGGAAACAAAGTAGATCTTCGTCTCTGCAATACCGTTAATCCCGCCGCCCAGCCGCTCGATAATGGCGTCGGCAAAGCGGTGCGCCACCGTCCGCGCCATATCCTGGCTGGCCGCCTCGTTGTACTGCTGCGTCAAAACCTGCGGGCTCTGCGTGTTGCGCGTGTCGTCCAGAAACCCAGTTACAGACAGCCGCCCGTTGTTGCTCTGCAGTGCGCCAAACGCCACCATCTCCGCCAGCGCAGGAGCAGCCGACCACTGCCCGAGATTCATCTCCTGCTGCGATCCCGGCGTCCCCTGCGGCGCCATCGACTTCGACACCAAATCGAAGATGCCCGCATTCTGCAAGTCGCTGAACAGCGTAGCGTCGAACGTCGCCTTCAACGCCGGCGTCTGCGGGTCGGCGCCCACGGGCTTGAAATCAGCCGCGCCCAGCCGGATGCGCGCATTGCCCAGGTTCGTTCCGGCGTGAACCCAGTCCTGGGCATACGTTGGAGCGGTAAGAAGAATCAGGGCAACAAGCGTCAGAAGAAACAGGGGAAACTTCTTCATAGGTATTCCTTCCTGAAATATGAGGGATAGCGGACGGGGCGTGCTACGAGGCTGGCGATCGAACATGCAGGATGCCCTCGATCGTGTTGCAGAATCAGTACTCACAATAATACGAAACGTTCAAAGTACTGCCGTTGTAACCGTTGGGAAGCGCACCGAATGTGTCAACGCGCTGCACGGCGCGCAGGCACGATCTGTCCAGCGTCGGGCTGCCGCTCGATCTGTCCAATTGCGGATTGCCCGGCTGGCCGTTCCTCGAAATCGGAAAGGTGACGAAAACGCGCGCACCTTTCGGAGTTCGCGGGTCAACTTCAAACTTGTTCCACGCCTGCGACATCTTGCGATTGATGCCGTCCACATACCACGCAAATCGCGTTCCGAAATCACCCTGCGTAATCGACGTCGGCCCCGGATTCGTCTGTCCCTGCACTGCACGCGGCAAATTATTCGCAGCCATTTCGCCGTACTGCGCCTTGTTCTGTGGCTGCGGCTGCGCCACCTTCTGCTGCGTCTTGGGCGGCGTAGGCTGAGGCTTCGGTGGGGGCGCCTTCTTGTCCTGGATCGGAATCGTCTGCTCATCCACCTTAGGGGCGACGGTCTTCGGCTCCGGCGGCGCAGGCGCTGGGCTAGGCTTGTCCGTTGCCAGCACGTTCTGGTTCGGCGGTACATCGCTTGGTAGCGGAATCGCGCTCGATACTAGATTCACCGCAATCGCGCCGCCCACATTCGGCCCGCCCCACAGGTTGTGCGAGATGTTGACCAGGTAATAGGCCGCGATCGCCCCCGCCAGTGCGAGATGCAGCAACACCGATCCCGTAGCCGGCGCGGCGATCGGCTCGCCCGTCAGCTCTCGTTCCAGGTGTTCTTCGCGCTCAAGCAGGACGCTCATAATTGGCAGGTCCGAATGGTAGTTCCGGCGGTGAGTCCGGGCTGGTAGGTCCGGGCTTTAGCCCGGACATCAAATCAGATCTCAAAAACTCTCAGGGGGCTTTAGCCCCTGAGCATCCCAAAACTACTTGCCGCTCTTATCCAACGGCTGCGTCACAATCGAAATATTCGTGATCCCCGCCTGTTTGACTGCGTCCATCACGCTGGCGAAAGCGCCGAAAGTCACGCGTTCGTCGGCGCGCAGATAAATCACCTGCTTCACCGTGTCGCCGCTGCCACTGGCGTCATGCAGTTTCTGCCCCAGGTCGTGGATATTCACCGGCGAGTCGCCGAGAAACACATTCGAGTCGCGATCGATGGTGACCACAAGCCGCTGCTCGGTGATTTCCTTCACCGTGCGTGTCTTCGGCACCGCCACTTCGATACCCGATTGCAGCACCGGCGCCGTGATCATGAAGATGACCAGCAGCACCAGCACAACGTCTACCAGCGGTGTAATGTTGATCTCCGCCAGCGAGGACTGGGTCCGGCCGTTTGCTGTCGTAAAAGCCACGGTCTAACCTCGCGAAGGAAGCTCTCGGCCCGTCTCCGAAAGCGGCCGTGAGTAGGAAGTTCCACCTGCCGGGCTCGAATACGGTCCCGGCTGCACGGGTCCCGCCTGCGGTGGCGGAGCGGAAGGCCGCACCTGGATCTCTTCCAGTGAATTCAGCAGCTCGCGCGAGAAGTCATCGATAGCCGAAGCAAACACGCGAATGCGCGCGGCGAACTGGTTATACGCCACAACGGCAGGCACTGCGACAAACAATCCAGCGGCCGTCGTGATCAGCGCTTCCGCAATGCCCGGCGCAACCGCGCGCAGCGTGGCCGCGCCCGCAGTGCCCAGTCCGTGGAACGCTTCTACGATGCCCATCACGGTTCCGAACAAGCCCACAAACGGACTAACCGCGGCGATTGTCGCAAGCCACGACAGGCGGCGCTCCAGGCTCGTCACAGCTTCACTCGCTGCCGTCTGCGCGCTGCGCTCCAGCGGAGCCAGGTTGCGCGGTGGGCCTCCTCCGCCGGTCTGCCGTTTGTACGTCTCGTAGACGTCTTCAAATACCTGCGCCAGCGGGCTGTCCTTGTAGTCGCCCGTGATCGCCGCAATTTCCTGAAGCCGCGTCGCCTTGCGGAACGTCCGCACGAAGCGCTTGCTGGCGTTCGTCGCTGTGCGGAATGTTGACCACTTGCGGAAGATGATCGTCCACGAATAAAGGCTCGACAGCAGCAGGACAAGCAGCACCCCGATCGCAACCGGGCCGATCTGGCTCATCAGGTCCATCAATGAGCTCGCTCCGTGCGCAAGCCCACCGTCTACCGGCGCTGAAGCGGCATCATTCTGTAACAGAAAAGCAAAGGCTAGAGGGGTAAAAATCGCCATTCACCTCATCATTAACGGTATCAGACGCACGAAGGCCATCCAAGTTACCCAATTAGATGCGTCGAGCCGATAAACCCATGGCTAATACCCTGGCGGCAGAAAATTTGGCAGGCACAAACAAAGTGAAAGGGCACGACTTCACAGCTTGCTGAAAACTGTCTAGAAGAGGTGCTTCGTATCAGGGGCTGCCTTCAGGCAGCCCGCATGCCGTTCCCCTGATCCCTCGGGGGCTTCAGCCCCCGAGGGATGCTGATCGATAGCGGATAGACGCTTAGTCATTGCAAAAACCGATTCGCCGCAGCGCCAGAGTCCTCATCAAGCTTCGTATCTGGACTTCTCCTTTCTCGCAGTCTCGTTGTCCTGGCGGTTCTGAAAATTGATAGACCTGATTCACTGTGTTTGATAGCACCCGTCGGCCACAACCCGAAGCAGCCCCGCACATGCTATGCTGCGCTCGGATAGCCACTGCCCCAGACAGAAAATGCTCATAGAATTACGCGCAGAGAACTACGCAGTCATCGATCACGCCATCGCGGTCTTCGGGCCGGGGCTCAACCTGCTCACGGGTGAAACCGGTGCAGGCAAATCCATCCTCGTCGATGCGCTCGCGCTTCTCATGGGCGGCAAGTCCTCTGCCGAGGTCATCCGCCATGGCGCAGATCGCGCTGTCGTCTCCTGCGTTTTTGAAGCCACTGCAGGCGCTGAAGCGATCCTCGAGGAAAACGGCATCGACGTAGAAGGCACTGAAGTCATCCTCCGTCGCGAAATCCTCACCAGCGGGAAGGGAAGAGTCTTCGTCAACAACCAGCCCGCCACGGTCGCGGTGCTCAAGCAACTCGCTCCCGAACTCGCGCTCGTCCACGCCCAGACCGAAACGCTCGTCAGCTTTGACCAGGGCCAGCAGCGCCACCTGCTCGATCGCTTCGCCGGCATCTCGCTCGAAGCCGTTAACGAGGCGTACACAAAGTGGAAGCAGGCCAGCGACAAACTCGCCGACCTTCTCGAAGGCGAGCAGGACCGCCTCCGCATGGTCGATCTCTGGACCTACCAATCGAAAGAGATCGACGCCGCCAAACTCGAGCCCGAAGAAGACGAGGCGCTCGAGACCGAAAAGCGCGTGCTCGCCAACGCTGAAAAGCTCTACGCCGCGGCCATGGGCGCATTCGATCAACTTTACGAAGGCGGCATCTCCGTTGAGGTCTGCCTGCGCGCCGCCATCAAGCACGTGGAAGAGCTCGCGCGCTACGACGGCAAGTTCAACGAGTCCGTGCAGCAACTCAAATCCGCCGGCGCGATCGTCGACGACGTCGCCACAAGCCTGCGCGATTACGCCGAAGGCATCAATGCTAGCCCCGATCGTCTCGCCGAAATCGAAGACCGCCTCGCCATCATTGACCGTCTCAAGCGCAAATACGGTAAGACTGTCGCCGAGATCCTCGCCTTCAGTGAAGACGTCGCCCGCAAACTCTCTGAGGTAGAAGACCGCGACGAAATCCTGAAGACTCTTCGCGCCGAAGTCGATCGCACCGCAGCGGAATATCGCAAAGCCGCTGCTGCGCTAAGCATCGAACGCAAAGCCGCGGCGGCGCGCCTCGCCAAGCAGGCCGAAGCGCAGATCAACTCCCTCGCGATGAAGGTCCGCTTCGAAATCGAAGTTGCCGCAAATGAAGAAGAGCAGAACTGGTCCGCCGCGGGCTGGGACGAAGTTGAATACCGCATCGCCACCAACGCCGGCGAGCCGCTGAAGCCGCTGCACGAAATCGCCTCAGGTGGCGAAATGAGTCGAGTCATGCTCGCCCTCAAAGTAGCCGTCGAAGAAACCACGTCGAAGAACAAGCGCAAGACGCCCACGCCGCGCACACTCGTCTTCGATGAAATCGACATCGGCATCGGAGGCCGTGCCGCAGAAGCTGTCGGTCAGAAACTGAAAGCTCTGAGCCGTGGTCAGCAGATCCTCTGCGTCACGCACCTGCCACAGATCGCCGCCTTCGCCGATCAGCATTTCCTCATTGATAAGCGCGAGAGTGGCGGCCGCACCAAAACGCAGATCCGTCTCCTCGATCAGCGCCAGAGCACGCATGAAGTCGCGCGCATGCTCTCCGGCGCCACAGTCACGGAGACAAGCCTCCAGCACGCCGCCCAAATGATCGCCGCCAGCAAATAGGTATACGCAGTCGGAACGAGGCATCAGCCGAGCGCTCCAGAACGGGCGCCTTCTATTCCCTGTTCCCTACTCCCTATTCCCTGTATTTTTCAATTTGGCAAATGACTCGCATCGATCGGCGGTGCCGACAGCATATTAGCCACCGTAGCCAGCATGAACGTCGGGTGCAGCGGCTTGGCCAGGATCTCGAAGAGGTGCCCCTTCTTCTTGGCCTCTTCCAGCAGCCCGCCCGTGCCCGGCTGCCCGCTGAACAGCAGGAAGTGCACATCGGGATAGCTCGCCTTCAAAAAAATGGCGAACTCAATCCCGTTCATCCCCGGCAGCACCACATCGATAATCGCGAGGTCGGGCTTCCACTCCTCAAGCGTCTCCAATGCCTGCTCGGCGGAGTAGGTACTGCGCGCGTCGTAACCATTCGAAGAAAAGATCAAAGCCAGCGTATCGGCGATCGTCTCTTCATCGTCGACCACCATGATTTTGCGGCTGCCTGGAAGGCCTGGCATGTTCTTGCTCCTTGCCGCGATCGCCAGCTCATCTACCTCGCCTAGGGTTGCCGAAATGAAAACGTTCCCAGGTGGAGTGGCAATGCAGATATATCAATTGAAGACCCAAATGAAAGCTGTATTACTCAAATAAAGGTTCGCGATTACCAAAGAGCCGATGGGCACCCCTTGCGGATATTTCCGTTCCGGCGCATGCTTACCGCAAAACTAGGTTTGGCGTCTAACTTGTAGAAAAACCCCGCCCGGCGTTCCGGTTGCCGGTGCGGCTTACAAATCGGCGTTACTTCCCGGGTTCGCGGTGAGTTTTAGCTCTCGCGATTCCCACTGGACCGTTAGATGCGCGCAGATTCCTGCTAGGATACCTGCACGGGCCCCAGAAACTGTTTCCATCGAGGAAATTCCATAGATGGAACAACTTACGGGAAGGTCAAAGCTTGAAACCGGAGTATTCAATAACGGCACAGCCATCCCTCGTGCCGGAGTGGGCAGATCGAATTCTGCGCCTCATTTCTGACCTCAAGATCACCCAGGCGCGCCTGGCTGAACGCCTCGGGGTTTCGCCCGCCACCGTATCCCGCTGGATTCAGGGAAAACACGAGCCCACGGCCGAAGGGTATGTCGCCCTCGGCAATCTGGCCCCGCGTCCCGATGCCGTCTACTTCTGGGAGCGCGCCGGCATGGACGTTGCCAACCTGCCCGACACCAGCCTCCACCGAGTCGCATCCTCGCTTCGCGTCAACCTCGACGAACTCAACGTCGTCGCCGGGAAGCGAGTTTCGAAGGAACTAACCGCGGCCTCGGGCGCTGTGGCAATTCCGCTTCTCCACGCCTCTGCCTATGGAGATCCGATTCCACCCGGTGAAAACGTTAGTCTCGCTGAAGTGGAAGTCGAAGAGCTGATTCTGGCTCCCCTCGCCTGGTGCCCCAATCCCGAGCACATGATCGGCATGCATCTTCAGGGCGATTCCATGATGCCAGTTGTCCCGCCCGGCTCCATCCTCTTTGTCGATACCTCGGCCACCGATCGCGATCAACTCGACAAAAAGCTTGTCGTCGTCTCGCATCGAGACCTCGGCTTCAAGGTGGCGCGCCTCCAGCGGCTTGAAGGAACTGACCTGCTCATTTCGGCAAACCACCGGTATCTGCCGCTCGACGTGAGCAACGCTTCCAAGTGGAAGGTGTTTGGCCAAATCCTGTGGTGGGTCTCGCGCGATACCGTCCCAGCCGCGTAGATAACGGCAATTTGTCGCAAGTCTTACTTCACGTCCACTTTCTTGAACCCCAGCGCGTAGAGCAGGCCCGTTACGGTTACGCGCGCGTTGTCGCGGGCTTTGTCCAGGATCTTATCGTCCAGTGCGGCCTGCCTGATCTGCTCCTCGGCCACTTGGCGCACCTGTGACTCAAGATTCGGATCAGCAGGAACCAGCAGCCCGGTCGTGCGCTGATACACACGGCTTCGCGTGTTATCGATACGCGTCACCAGGATCTGCGCCGCGGGTAAACGAACCTGCGCCGAGTCGCCATTCACCTGCACGTCATTCTTGCCCAGCTGCGTCAGGTCTACGCCGGCAATCACGTCGCCGTGCGCGATAAACAGCATGCGGTCGCCCGCAAGGAAGTTGGGAACCCCCGGCGTATCCTTGTTGGCCTCGACGATCTTGTCCACGGTGTAGTTCACCGACTCTAGCCGCGATAGCTGCCGTATCTTCTCCACCACCGCCGTTGCCGAGGTATCAATGTGCGTGATGCGGCCGAAAGTTCCGTTGCCGAAGGACCATATACCGGCCCGCACGAGAAGGGTCGGTACCAGGACAATCACAACAAAAACGGCAAGCAGCACAGATCCCACCAGCACCACCCACAGGGCGCGGCTGCTGCGGTTGGGATTCGCGTTCTCAAGATCGCTCATGGAGGATTCGATGCCAGCTTAATCCCAGCTATCGCCGGGCCGCAAAT from the Occallatibacter riparius genome contains:
- a CDS encoding MotA/TolQ/ExbB proton channel family protein, giving the protein MAIFTPLAFAFLLQNDAASAPVDGGLAHGASSLMDLMSQIGPVAIGVLLVLLLSSLYSWTIIFRKWSTFRTATNASKRFVRTFRKATRLQEIAAITGDYKDSPLAQVFEDVYETYKRQTGGGGPPRNLAPLERSAQTAASEAVTSLERRLSWLATIAAVSPFVGLFGTVMGIVEAFHGLGTAGAATLRAVAPGIAEALITTAAGLFVAVPAVVAYNQFAARIRVFASAIDDFSRELLNSLEEIQVRPSAPPPQAGPVQPGPYSSPAGGTSYSRPLSETGRELPSRG
- the recN gene encoding DNA repair protein RecN, with protein sequence MLIELRAENYAVIDHAIAVFGPGLNLLTGETGAGKSILVDALALLMGGKSSAEVIRHGADRAVVSCVFEATAGAEAILEENGIDVEGTEVILRREILTSGKGRVFVNNQPATVAVLKQLAPELALVHAQTETLVSFDQGQQRHLLDRFAGISLEAVNEAYTKWKQASDKLADLLEGEQDRLRMVDLWTYQSKEIDAAKLEPEEDEALETEKRVLANAEKLYAAAMGAFDQLYEGGISVEVCLRAAIKHVEELARYDGKFNESVQQLKSAGAIVDDVATSLRDYAEGINASPDRLAEIEDRLAIIDRLKRKYGKTVAEILAFSEDVARKLSEVEDRDEILKTLRAEVDRTAAEYRKAAAALSIERKAAAARLAKQAEAQINSLAMKVRFEIEVAANEEEQNWSAAGWDEVEYRIATNAGEPLKPLHEIASGGEMSRVMLALKVAVEETTSKNKRKTPTPRTLVFDEIDIGIGGRAAEAVGQKLKALSRGQQILCVTHLPQIAAFADQHFLIDKRESGGRTKTQIRLLDQRQSTHEVARMLSGATVTETSLQHAAQMIAASK
- a CDS encoding energy transducer TonB; translation: MSVLLEREEHLERELTGEPIAAPATGSVLLHLALAGAIAAYYLVNISHNLWGGPNVGGAIAVNLVSSAIPLPSDVPPNQNVLATDKPSPAPAPPEPKTVAPKVDEQTIPIQDKKAPPPKPQPTPPKTQQKVAQPQPQNKAQYGEMAANNLPRAVQGQTNPGPTSITQGDFGTRFAWYVDGINRKMSQAWNKFEVDPRTPKGARVFVTFPISRNGQPGNPQLDRSSGSPTLDRSCLRAVQRVDTFGALPNGYNGSTLNVSYYCEY
- a CDS encoding response regulator encodes the protein MPGLPGSRKIMVVDDEETIADTLALIFSSNGYDARSTYSAEQALETLEEWKPDLAIIDVVLPGMNGIEFAIFLKASYPDVHFLLFSGQPGTGGLLEEAKKKGHLFEILAKPLHPTFMLATVANMLSAPPIDASHLPN
- the tolB gene encoding Tol-Pal system beta propeller repeat protein TolB; the encoded protein is MKKFPLFLLTLVALILLTAPTYAQDWVHAGTNLGNARIRLGAADFKPVGADPQTPALKATFDATLFSDLQNAGIFDLVSKSMAPQGTPGSQQEMNLGQWSAAPALAEMVAFGALQSNNGRLSVTGFLDDTRNTQSPQVLTQQYNEAASQDMARTVAHRFADAIIERLGGGINGIAETKIYFVSNRTGTKEIWAMDYDGQNQHQVTHLGSTSISPRISPDNNRIAFCSLGKDGWAIRMYSLELGRIVSFPGGSAGGNNFSPAWAADGSKVAFSSGRTGNPEIWVADASGGNLRKLTSFREPDVSPTWNPRTNAQIAWVSGRTGLPQIYIMDQDGSNIQRMTDGGYAISPSWHPNGAMLTFSWNRKYGPGAPGGQDIYVMDIASKRWMQLTHDSGSNDFPSWSPDGRHIVFERTVGHKAQIWSMLADGTQQQQLTHGGENFMPNWSWK
- a CDS encoding ExbD/TolR family protein yields the protein MAFTTANGRTQSSLAEINITPLVDVVLVLLVIFMITAPVLQSGIEVAVPKTRTVKEITEQRLVVTIDRDSNVFLGDSPVNIHDLGQKLHDASGSGDTVKQVIYLRADERVTFGAFASVMDAVKQAGITNISIVTQPLDKSGK
- a CDS encoding LexA family transcriptional regulator, producing MKPEYSITAQPSLVPEWADRILRLISDLKITQARLAERLGVSPATVSRWIQGKHEPTAEGYVALGNLAPRPDAVYFWERAGMDVANLPDTSLHRVASSLRVNLDELNVVAGKRVSKELTAASGAVAIPLLHASAYGDPIPPGENVSLAEVEVEELILAPLAWCPNPEHMIGMHLQGDSMMPVVPPGSILFVDTSATDRDQLDKKLVVVSHRDLGFKVARLQRLEGTDLLISANHRYLPLDVSNASKWKVFGQILWWVSRDTVPAA
- the pal gene encoding peptidoglycan-associated lipoprotein Pal, translating into MKKTFRLVVPLFLLVALVAIAGCKKKEKPVPPAAEAPPAAPAPTAQLTATPSSISAGDQVQLTWKTTDATSVSIDGLGDVPTSGVKSVSPTASTSYHLVARGEGGTADATARVTVEQKPAVAVPSNTMSEEEEFRASVHDIFFDYDTADIRADGQSTLSQDAAYLNSHPNVKVVIGGYCDERGSNEYNLALGQNRAEAARNALVNAGVAATRLRVISYGKEKPFCSESTEECWQQNRRAGFALDK
- a CDS encoding tetratricopeptide repeat protein; this encodes MHSIRKFSTRLLAIAVLAATVNFAPVRAHAVSKEIVELQTQVQQLLDMVQRLQSTMDSRFGVIQHLVEQSTDSANRMSAAVTDLQQKLASQNEAMSGKIDSSAASVQSLNDSVDELKSRVGKLQDALNQIQTQLQNAQPAPGGQGAPQGGAGQPGPGAQAGPAANAAPPLEDTFQAGVRDFNSAKYNVAQGEFQDIIQYYPNDDLAGQAQFYLGEIAYRQQDYGNAIKSYNSVLEGFPTSNKAPAAQLHKGLSLLAQNKRNPGIEELRALIRKHPQTPEAAQARTKLNGMGVKITASAPR
- a CDS encoding DUF4230 domain-containing protein, giving the protein MSDLENANPNRSSRALWVVLVGSVLLAVFVVIVLVPTLLVRAGIWSFGNGTFGRITHIDTSATAVVEKIRQLSRLESVNYTVDKIVEANKDTPGVPNFLAGDRMLFIAHGDVIAGVDLTQLGKNDVQVNGDSAQVRLPAAQILVTRIDNTRSRVYQRTTGLLVPADPNLESQVRQVAEEQIRQAALDDKILDKARDNARVTVTGLLYALGFKKVDVK